One genomic region from Yarrowia lipolytica chromosome 1C, complete sequence encodes:
- a CDS encoding uncharacterized protein (Compare to YALI0C12661g, uniprot|Q873M5 Yarrowia lipolytica UDP- Glc:glycoprotein glucosyltransferase, similar to Saccharomyces cerevisiae KRE5 (YOR336W); ancestral locus Anc_7.57), which produces MKLLKYAAAALFASSVAANVTVELKAQWQSDFLLELVETLSTEHTYFDFINHIAEQVEDGANYTDKEWYDNLTAFAASKSEISDFQKSLTDAALAFRRESPLIETFYQLGDSQESECDIFFTYNGKKYCDSNDLFTLKTTKMPKNPSVYFFDHVARSVQANKHLKNIPVTVLYADLRSPEFPLFHKILYQEAQDGKMVYILRYRRSDRSERVTMTGYGAELSLKKTDYLVLDDDANTEKLTDNKNPVYTKRELQNIGLNAAQFVLNHRKDPEAALKALKEVSFDFPLLSSSLNNTKPVKGFQKALQENTAAGDFMPGANQMFVNGALLSTSASNLQSLFDLVALEHSRLEVLAKTLKGAISAEQLASILNDYPLQHALESQPQRIDYRDADALLWLNNLATDIQYQEWPRSVASLLQNQINLAHNAQTVVMPFNMDDFADVKVDKETGELINMHPINRGKLTVLFTMLQRSMPIQFGVVPYGSTLKGKKLSQYLHYLARNVDATASLRFLFALGAGTPVEEIFTQIPAEITQESVDEALKEESYEPYVTASREWMKKLGMNEAQTQEPAFVMNGIVMPFSEKWQNLVGARFQQDLPEMLKLVQKQIIKVSKEAPVGEDDEDEDDENAGNPVDKYFANHEIKDLLVEGSPTRRNLILSPASFTNLQYLESDLNLKDVSTATIAGTTASIFSNSILAGNFASTQFVSQLLALIEAQQEEKDRFAFRTQFVHIGQTDSAKGQVINGVVQKLTELAGEEQVSLLKDALAYLEGDNASFSAKKVPFDKTITASEEVKYLKQFKTTESSTLLIIDGLVNDISSKAMLLDKSEVIALYEREAVRRLELTSVALSDLKLLTKSVENNLDLAKVHIPLAKIFYGDATEQESTLYDVRAFHHIRWNKDVSSFVLGDESTSLVKIVAAVDVLSDGGQRLVSQIEAISKVTGVSVRVFPSPKAPDARQEPTLPLKRFYRAHNSVVPEFDAEGAHKVPNLNFEGLPAQNLLTFGLDAPSSWIAMPADNTHDLDNILLEEDSEDFVDASYSLQNILIEGSIIDITKNSYAPGTDLLLKSTLTGESSDTLVMSNLGYFQLQAGPGLWELNLGPSASDVYETEHEVIIPVTDVLGPHISLSMERKKGKENVVVGASQDKAKLWSKLKKSTGVSTKKQADINIFTVASGHLYERFLSIMTASVMAHTDHTVKFWLIENFLSASFKAFLPHLAAHYGFEYELVTYQWPHWLRGQTEKQRQIWGYKILFLDVLFPQDLERVIFIDSDQIVRTDLYELVEMDLEGAPYGFTPMCDSRKEMDGFRFWKQGYWDTFLGDDLVYHISALFVVDLKVFRAQQIGDRLRVHYHQLSADPASLSNLDQDLPNNLQRQVPIFSLPQDWLWCETWCSDESLKTAKTIDMCNNPLTKEPKLDRARRQVPEWTKYDDEIRKLRKEAEGIEGKKKEEEERAGPVEVEVEIDEPEADLHDEL; this is translated from the coding sequence ATGGTGCCAATTATACCGACAAGGAATGGTACGACAACCTGACGGCCTTTGCGGCCTCCAAAAGCGAGATCTCCGACTTCCAGAAATCTCTGACCGACGCCGCCCTGGCCTTCCGGCGAGAATCTCCTCTGATTGAGACCTTCTACCAGCTCGGCGACAGCCAGGAATCCGAGTGCGacatcttcttcacctACAATGGCAAAAAATACTGCGACTCCAACGATCTCTTTACtctcaagaccaccaagatGCCCAAGAACCCCAGTGTGTACTTTTTCGACCACGTGGCTCGATCCGTACAGGCCAACAAGCATCTTAAGAACATCCCCGTGACCGTTCTTTACGCTGATCTGCGATCTCCCGAGTTCCCTCTGTTCCACAAGATTCTGTACCAGGAGGCCCAGGATGGAAAGATGGTGTACATTCTGCGATACCGACGATCAGACCGATCTGAGCGAGTTACCATGACCGGTTACGGTGCCGAGCTGTCCCTCAAGAAAACTGATTACCTGGTTCTTGACGACGACGCTAACACTGAGAAGCTGACTGACAACAAGAACCCCGTCTACACCAAGAGGGAGCTGCAGAACATAGGCCTGAACGCCGCGCAGTTTGTTCTCAACCATCGAAAGGACCccgaggctgctctcaaggccctcaaggaggtgtcTTTCGACTTCCCTCTTCTATCATCTTCTCTGAACAACACCAAGCCTGTCAAGGGCTTCCAGAAGGCCCTCCAGGAAAATACAGCCGCTGGTGATTTCATGCCTGGAGCCAATCAGATGTTTGTCAACGGTGCCTTGctctccacctcggccaGCAACCTGCAGTCTCTGTTTGATCTCGTTGCTCTTGAGCACTCTCGACTCGAGGTTCTGGCTAAGACCCTAAAGGGTGCAATCTCTGCTGAGCAGCTTGCTTCTATTCTCAACGACTATCCTTTGCAACACGCTTTGGAGTCCCAGCCTCAGCGAATCGACTACCGTGACGCCGATGCTCTTCTGTGGCTCAACAACCTGGCTACAGATATCCAGTACCAGGAGTGGCCCCGATCTGTGGCTTCTctgctccagaaccagatCAACCTGGCTCATAACGCCCAGACAGTGGTGATGCCTTTCAACATGGACGATTTCGCTGATGTCAAGGTTGACAAGGAGACTGGAGAGTTGATCAACATGCACCCTATTAACCGAGGTAAGCTCACTGTGCTGTTCACTATGCTGCAACGAAGCATGCCCATCCAGTTTGGTGTCGTTCCTTACGGATCTACCCTCAAGGGTAAGAAGCTGTCTCAGTACCTTCACTACCTTGCACGAAATGTCGACGCCACTGCTTCTCTTCGATTCCTGTTCGCCCTCGGAGCTGGTACTCCTGTCGAAGAGATCTTTACTCAAATCCCTGCCGAGATTACTCAAGAAAGTGTGGACGaagctctcaaggaggaatCCTACGAACCTTATGTGACTGCCTCTCGAGAGTGGATGAAGAAACTGGGTATGAATGAGGCCCAGACGCAGGAGCCTGCTTTTGTAATGAACGGTATTGTCATGCCCTTCTCTGAGAAGTGGCAGAATCTTGTGGGAGCTCGGTTCCAGCAGGATCTGCCCGAGATGCTCAAGCTtgtccagaaacagatCATCAAGGTGTCTAAAGAGGCTCCtgttggtgaagatgacgaggacgaggatgacgagAACGCTGGAAACCCGGTTGACAAGTACTTTGCCAACCACGAAATCAAGGATCTGTTGGTGGAGGGAAGCCCCACTCGACGAAACCTCATTCTGTCTCCTGCATCTTTCACCAACCTGCAGTACCTTGAGAGCGACTTAAACCTGAAGGATGTTTCCACTGCTACAATCGCTGGTACGACTGCCTCtatcttctccaactccatccTTGCTGGAAACTTTGCCTCTACCCAGTTTGTTTCACAGCTTCTGGCTCTTATTGAGGCacagcaggaggagaaggacagGTTCGCTTTCCGAACCCAATTTGTTCATATCGGACAGACTGATAGTGCCAAGGGTCAGGTGATCAACGGAGTTGTTCAGAAACTGACCGAGCTGGCTGGTGAAGAGCAGGTTAGTCTTCTCAAGGATGCCCTTGCTTATCTTGAGGGTGACAATGCTTCTTTCTCTGCCAAAAAGGTTCCCTTtgacaagaccatcacTGCTTCTGAGGAGGTCAAGTATCTGAAGCAGTTCAAGACTACAGAGTCTTCTACCCTTCTCATTATCGATGGCCTCGTCAATGACATTTCTTCCAAGGCCATGCTTCTTGATAAGTCCGAGGTGATTGCCCTTTACGAGCGAGAGGCCGTTCGACGTCTTGAGCTCACTTCTGTCGCTCTTTCTGACCTCAAGTTGCTTACCAAGTCTGTCGAGAACAACCTCGATCTTGCCAAGGTGCACATTCCTCTCGCTAAGATCTTCTACGGTGATGCAACTGAGCAGGAATCTACGCTTTATGATGTTCGTGCCTTCCACCACATTCGATGGAACAAGGacgtttcttctttcgtGCTTGGCGATGAGTCTACTTCTCTCGTCAAGATTGTTGCAGCTGTTGATGTGCTCTCTGACGGAGGACAGCGACTTGTGTCTCAGATTGAAGCCATTTCAAAGGTCACTGGTGTTTCCGTTCGAGTCTTCCCCTCCCCCAAGGCCCCTGATGCCCGCCAGGAACCCACCCTGCCCCTGAAGCGATTCTACCGAGCTCACAACTCTGTCGTTCCGGAGTTTGATGCCGAGGGAGCTCACAAGGTGCCCAACCTCAACTTCGAGGGTCTTCCCGCTCAGAACCTGCTTACTTTCGGACTTGacgctccttcttcttggatTGCAATGCCTGCCGACAACACGCACGATTTGGACAACATTTTGCTTGAGGAGGATTCCGAGGACTTTGTCGACGCTTCCTACTCACTCCAGAACATTCTCATTGAGGGATCCATCATCGACATTACCAAGAATAGCTATGCTCCTGGAACCGACCTGCTTCTGAAGAGCACCCTAACAGGCGAGTCTTCCGATACTCTTGTCATGTCCAATCTGGGTTACTTTCAGCTTCAGGCAGGCCCTGGTCTCTGGGAACTTAACCTCGGACCCTCTGCTTCTGACGTCTATGAAACTGAGCACGAGGTTATCATTCCTGTCACTGACGTTCTTGGTCCTCACATTTCCCTCTCCATGGAGCGAAAGAAGGGTAAGGAAAATGTTGTCGTTGGCGCCTCTCaggacaaggccaagctgtggagcaagctcaagaagagtACTGGTGTCTccaccaagaagcaggCGGACATTAACATTTTCACGGTTGCTTCTGGCCATCTCTACGAGCGATTCTTGAGTATCATGACTGCCTCTGTCATGGCCCACACCGACCACACTGTCAAGTTCTGGCTCATTGAGAACTTCCTTTCTGCCTCCTTCAAGGCCTTCCTCCCCCACCTTGCAGCCCACTACGGCTTTGAGTACGAACTGGTCACCTACCAGTGGCCCCACTGGCTACGAGGTCAGACCGAGAAGCAGCGGCAAATCTGGGGATACAAGATTCTGTTCCTGGATGTCCTCTTCCCTCAGGATCTTGAACGAGTCATCTTCATCGATTCCGACCAGATTGTGCGGACTGATCTGTACGAACTTGTCGAGATGGATCTTGAGGGTGCTCCCTACGGTTTCACCCCCATGTGTGATTCTCGAAAGGAGATGGACGGCTTCCGATTCTGGAAGCAGGGCTACTGGGATACTTTCCTGGGTGATGATCTCGTCTACCACATTTCTGCTCTGTTCGTTGTTGATCTCAAGGTCTTCCGAGCCCAGCAGATTGGAGACCGACTCCGAGTCCACTACCACCAGCTTTCTGCCGACCCAGCTTCTCTGTCCAACTTGGACCAAGATCTGCCCAACAACCTGCAGCGGCAGGTTCCCATTTTCTCCCTGCCTCAGGACTGGTTGTGGTGCGAGACGTGGTGTTCTGACGAGTCTCTGAAGACTGCGAAGACCATTGACATGTGTAACAACCCTCTCACCAAGGAGCCCAAGCTCGACCGGGCTCGACGACAGGTTCCCGAGTGGACCAAGTACGACGATGAGATTCGAAAGCTTCgaaaggaggctgagggaattgagggcaagaagaaggaggaggaggagcgcGCCGGACCTGTGGAGGTCGAGGTGGAGATCGATGAGCCTGAGGCCGATCTTCACGACGAGTTGTAG
- a CDS encoding uncharacterized protein (Compare to YALI0C12727g, no similarity) has protein sequence MPKKYTKQYKRYPSVPNQSTKPAVADSAQKPSLSAIFGVPLSREELVETKRRARGGGSLSKSVGPAVQSEPCMDPEIARFVQDPSRITMLPPVKAGPPAPASWMVKKSVQEPEFKRVFKQQEEGVSSLKRLCIKSVAEFYPEHRALLDVYSEYLSTNLVLDMLPQISQLSKYTVSPQAYGLLLHQPSYPEITHLDLSGLDLRETRVLADWLLSRKKEKEEEEVDWEDVQDEEANVEKFPNLTSLCLAYPSHHNTRLWPMLLSLTKHFQLSKLDISGWPAPPRAEYDIRKLAQHTLFLEVLGVNNCPWTSLLLSESVVPLWKTSWIKVRTVLADGDQEALKRVRGPGRWLSIEKQTS, from the coding sequence ATGCCAAAAAAGTATACCAAACAATATAAGAGATATCCGAGCGTTCCGAATCAGAGTACTAAGCCAGCTGTTGCAGATTCGGCGCAAAAACCATCGCTCTCGGCCATCTTTGGCGTTCCTCTCAGTCGAGAAGAGCTGGTAGAGACGAAACGCCGAGCACGAGGTGGCGGCTCTCTGAGCAAATCTGTGGGTCCAGCGGTGCAATCCGAACCATGTATGGACCCGGAGATTGCTCGCTTCGTGCAAGATCCGTCGAGAATCACAATGCTGCCGCCAGTGAAGGCAGGACCACCCGCCCCAGCAAGTTGGATGGTGAAAAAGAGCGTCCAAGAGCCCGAATTCAAGAGGGTCTTCAAACAGCAAGAGGAGGGCGTGTCAAGTCTTAAGAGACTATGCATCAAGAGCGTTGCGGAGTTCTACCCCGAACACAGGGCGCTGTTGGACGTGTACAGTGAGTATCTGTCTACGAATCTAGTGCTCGACATGTTGCCTCAAATATCACAACTAAGCAAGTACACAGTGTCTCCCCAGGCATACGGCTTGCTCTTGCATCAACCATCATACCCGGAAATTACCCACCTGGATCTCTCTGGCCTGGACTTGAGAGAAACGAGGGTACTCGCTGACTGGCTGCTAAGTCGCaagaaagagaaggaagaggaggaagtaGATTGGGAGGATGTTCAGGATGAAGAAGCAAATGTCGAAAAGTTTCCCAATCTGACATCTCTGTGTTTGGCATACCCTTCGCATCACAATACTCGTCTATGGCCTATGTTGCTGTCGTTAACGAAACATTTCCAGCTCAGCAAGTTGGACATTTCAGGATGGCCTGCTCCTCCGAGAGCAGAGTACGATATCCGCAAACTGGCTCAACACACCTTGTTTCTCGAGGTTCTAGGAGTCAATAATTGTCCATGGACTTCTTTACTTCTCAGTGAGTCGGTAGTTCCGTTGTGGAAAACTAGTTGGATCAAAGTCAGAACTGTTCTAGCAGACGGTGATCAGGAGGCTCTAAAGAGGGTCAGAGGACCCGGCCGTTGGTTGTCTATCGAGAAACAAACGTCATAG
- a CDS encoding uncharacterized protein (Compare to YALI0C12749g, similar to uniprot|Q12211 Saccharomyces cerevisiae YPL212c PUS1 pseudouridine synthase 1, similar to Saccharomyces cerevisiae PUS2 (YGL063W) and PUS1 (YPL212C); ancestral locus Anc_6.226) — protein sequence MKGNFLQVIKRLIPLKGRFFPVTMSEPTTTPVVGNSASGDSAEQHDLGQKRGKGGNWNRPRGDHQAKKQKMDRRGDRQREQEKQGEGRDTRRKTDGPLVADEVRQPKRKVACMIGYCGTGYHGMQLNPPQKTIEGDIFQAFVKAGAISQNNADDPKKSAFMRAARTDKGVHAAGNVISLKMIIEDENIVEKINSHLPEQLRVWGVSRTNKAFECRKLCSSRVYEYLMPTYSFLNPRPGTVMSEKLLKDGTSPDEEGKKYWESVAADLESQGVSYDEWMKRACIDEIKGEETKEGEAKEVAESEVKTDSKTDAATLEKIKAVERRHREEFRISGERLAKIREILKIYEGTHNFHNFTLGKAFKDPSAMRTMKSLTCSDPFLIDGTEWVSIKIHGQSFMLHQIRKMISMVALSVRCNADPQKLIPQTFEKARINIPKAPALGLLLERPVYDSYNKKLQGEFGREGVLFDNWNDQIEAFKHKFIYDKIYAEEKGQHVFHAFFSFVDVFTGDASFDFLLKQGITKECTTDYMNKKAKEEGKEIKKLEEDDDEVANEQNEG from the coding sequence ATGAAAGGTAATTTTTTGCAAGTGATCAAACGTCTGATTCCGTTGAAAGGCCGATTTTTCCCCGTCACCATGAGCGAACCTACCACCACCCCCGTCGTCGGCAACAGTGCGTCCGGCGACTCGGCTGAGCAGCACGATCTCGGCCAGAAGCGAGGCAAGGGAGGCAACTGGAACCGACCTCGAGGCGATCaccaggccaagaagcagaagatggACCGACGAGGCGACCGACAACgagagcaggagaagcaggGCGAGGGCCGAGATACACGTCGAAAGACGGACGGTCCTCTGGTGGCCGACGAGGTGCGACAGCCCAAGCGAAAGGTTGCCTGTATGATTGGATATTGTGGAACTGGTTACCATGGCATGCAACTGAATCCTCCCCAAAAGACCATTGAGGGTGATATCTTTCAGGCCTTTGTCAAGGCCGGGGCCATCTCTCAGAACAACGCCGACGACCCCAAAAAGTCGGCTTTCATGCGAGCTGCTCGAACCGATAAGGGTGTGCATGCCGCCGGTAACGTCATCTCTCTGAAGATGATCATTGAGGACGAGAacattgtggagaagatcaacAGCCATCTGCCCGAGCAGCTGCGTGTCTGGGGCGTTTCTCGAACCAACAAGGCTTTTGAGTGCCGAAAGTTGTGTTCTTCTCGAGTCTACGAGTACCTGATGCCTACCTACTCGTTCCTGAACCCTCGACCTGGCACTGTCATGTCCGAGAAGCTCCTCAAGGATGGAACCAGCCccgacgaggagggcaagaagtACTGGGAGTCTGTCGCTGCCGATCTCGAGTCCCAGGGCGTCTCTTACGACGAGTGGATGAAGCGAGCCTGTATTGATGAGATCAAGGGGGAGGAAACCAAGGAGGGTGAagccaaggaggtggccgagtCTGAGGTCAAGACTGACTCCAAGACTGACGCTGCCACTCTTGAGAAAATCAAGGCTGTCGAGCGAAGACACCGGGAGGAGTTCCGAATCTCTGGCGAACGACTCGCTAAGATCAGAGAGATTCTCAAAATCTACGAGGGCACCCACAACTTCCACAACTTCACTCTGGGCAAGGCGTTCAAGGACCCCTCGGCCATGCGAACCATGAAGTCTCTGACCTGTAGTGATCCCTTTCTGATCGACGGAACCGAGTGGGTCAGTATCAAGATCCACGGCCAGTCCTTCATGCTGCACCAGATCCGAAAGATGATCTCCATGGTTGCTCTCAGTGTACGATGCAACGCCGACCCCCAGAAGCTCATTCCTCAGACGTTTGAAAAGGCCCGAATCAACATCCCCAAGGCCCCCGCCctgggtctgctgctggagcggCCCGTCTACGACTCGTACAACAAAAAGCTGCAGGGCGAGTTTGGCCGAGAAGGTGTTCTTTTCGACAACTGGAACGACCAGATCGAGGCCTTCAAGCACAAGTTCATCTACGACAAGATCTACgccgaggagaagggcCAACATGTGTTCCACGCCTTCTTTTCTTTCGTCGATGTCTTTACTGGGGATGCCTCATTCGACTTTCTGCTTAAGCAGGGTATCACCAAGGAGTGCACCACGGACTACATGAACAAGAAGGCAAAAGAGGAGGGtaaggagatcaagaagctcgaggaggacgacgatgaggtTGCTAATGAGCAGAATGAAGGGTAA
- a CDS encoding uncharacterized protein (Compare to YALI0C12771g, similar to Saccharomyces cerevisiae DFR1 (YOR236W); ancestral locus Anc_8.657, similar to uniprot|P07807 Saccharomyces cerevisiae YOR236w DFR1 dihydrofolate reductase), with the protein MPPSTTLILAATVPRYGIGLNGGLPWRLAKEMKFFKQVTTAQKNAVVIMGRTTWDSIPPKFRPLPDRTNIVLTSRPMTDAPEEVVVARSFDEALTKCPEDSTVYVIGGSQVYKTALVHEHTKAVLLTEITCPDGHVECDTFFEGFDQGLWKKQPYERLQDFVGDKVELPGRDTPVEEKGFSFVYTLWEK; encoded by the coding sequence ATGCCTCCTTCAACTACGCTCATTCTGGCAGCCACAGTGCCCCGATATGGCATCGGACTCAATGGAGGACTTCCATGGAGACTAGCCAAAGAAATGAAGTTCTTCAAACAGGTGACTACAGCCCAGAAGAACGCCGTCGTCATCATGGGACGAACCACCTGGGACTCCATTCCCCCCAAGTTCAGACCTCTTCCTGATCGAACCAACATTGTTCTCACTTCTAGACCCATGACTGACGCTCCCGAGGAGGTTGTAGTCGCCCGGTCGTTCGACGAAGCGCTTACAAAGTGCCCCGAGGATTCTACCGTTTACGTCATCGGCGGATCTCAGGTTTACAAGACCGCGCTGGTCCACGAACATACAAAGGCCGTGCTTTTGACAGAAATTACCTGTCCCGACGGCCACGTGGAATGTGACACCTTCTTCGAGGGCTTTGACCAGGGtctgtggaagaagcagccTTATGAACGTCTCCAAGACTTTGTGGGAGACAAGGTGGAGCTTCCTGGACGAGATACTCCTGTGGAAGAGAAGGGCTTTTCTTTCGTTTACACCTTGTGGGAGAAATAA
- a CDS encoding uncharacterized protein (Compare to YALI0C12793g, similar to Saccharomyces cerevisiae RPB4 (YJL140W); ancestral locus Anc_1.208, similar to uniprot|P20433 Saccharomyces cerevisiae YJL140w RPB4 DNA-directed RNA polymerase II 32 kDa subunit): MNVSTSTVQQQRRKPTTVNAVQDEDAAQLKLGPEFDVTQYTHDGFETALTALSTSEARSLINHTLKKRKNDALGIENTEDDTLDDEEEINANDVLRKTREYMNIFSRFREQQKVAAVAQILRHQDNADLHPFEIAQLGTLSCDGAEEAKTLIPSLAAKRTDAQLQELLDLVREHDREN, encoded by the coding sequence atGAAcgtgtctacaagtactgttcagcagcagcgacgaAAGCCCACGACCGTCAACGCGGTGCAGGACGAGGATGCAGCCCAGCTGAAACTCGGACCCGAGTTCGACGTGACCCAATACACCCACGACGGGTTTGAGACCGCCCTCACAGCTCTGTCGACCTCAGAGGCCCGATCTCTCATTAACCATAcgctcaagaagcgaaagaaTGACGCATTGGGTATTGAGAACACGGAAGACGATACcctggacgacgaggaggagatcaacgCCAATGACGTGCTGCGAAAGACCCGGGAGTACATGAACATCTTCTCGCGGTTCCGAGAACAGCAAAAGGTGGCTGCGGTGGCCCAGATTCTGCGTCACCAAGACAACGCCGATCTGCATCCGTTTGAAATCGCCCAGCTCGGAACTCTGTCGTGTGATggagccgaggaggccaaaACTCTGATTCCCTCTCTGGCTGCCAAGCGAACCGACgcccagctccaggagctgctggatctggtcAGAGAACATGACCGAGAAAACTAA